GATCTATAATTGCTTTCTTGTCGTGATCTCTTCCCACCACTTCATCATCACATATAAAAGACGAAGTCTCTCGACTCTTCCTCAACTCATCTCCACTCTTCCTCAACTCTTCAGGTTGAGTATTTATCGAGAAAGTGAATTGATTTTTATCAGCATTAATAGCTTTCAGTTTCTCTCTAATGTCTTTAATTTTGTGACTCATTTGAAATCGGAATGCAATCCGATGAGGCAGAGAGAAAAATTGACGTACCTCTTTTGCCCCTCTTTTATTGTTGGCGATAACTTGCCGCCTCAAGGTTTCATAAGCGAACTCGTCAATCAAGTCTTCAGCATCGTAGAAAGCCTCTTTGACCCTTGAAATCCACTTCTTCActtctttgttcttgaacTGTTTCTCCTCTGCATCAATTAGGAATGCTTTCATGTCTGAAATGGTATGTGTGAGTTTGTCGAGCTCATCCTGGACGCCACAAAACAATTGACACTCTTTGATAGCAAGAGAGCCCAATTTGGTAATAAGGGATGTCGCAGCATCGAATAGAATTGATTCCGCCATTGCAAGGATTTCAACAAGATTGAGTGAGATTTCTTCTGCTTCGTCTTCTTCTGCTTCgtcctcttcttcttcgtcttcttatAGTGGATTGAAGCGtaacccttttcttcttctttttcttttcttttaatacaaACAAACTTTTGTCGGCAGCTAAGAATAATCTTTATAAATAGACCGCCGGACTTTTGTCGGCGGCTAAGaataatctttatttaaatgttagattggaataaataattttgcaGAATTATTCATCCATTTGTGGATCCCACACGCATGTGATTCACATTTACTATTTGTCACAATTTTAGGgcaacttattttagtttgaattagttatggaatatatgatattcgtaattttacagaatatattagttaggaaatatattttagatatcgtagtaatcagttgaatttgaatagtagtatatttgattttattatcaggatttagttagtttatattttcttggtagatattatttagtatcttgtatcctatttaaaggtcgtgaatatcaatgaagattgaacattTGATCCCAATTCCTTTTCTAattcttaaatctgtattctttcgtgagtaataatattttcatatctatgcacACTTNTAATCTGTTTCCGGAAGACTTTTCAGcccttttctctatcctgcTTCTGCTAATCCAGAAAGAGCTCCTTGTGTGCAGTAACTTTTAAAAAGCCAACCCTTGCGTAAGGTCGGTCAAGTTTTCTTGTTTGGTTTGCTTTGTAATGTGAGTTGGGTTCTAGATATTAGGCATATGCGATGCTTGACGATGAAAGTCCCTTAAAATATTGATGTTTGTGGTTAACTGTATTGTAAGATTATGCATAAGTTATGGGAAGATTAGCCtctatgatataatataatgaacAACACACatataaaaaccaaaaacaaatagCAAAACTAGGAAACTTATAGTTGATAATCTGCTTACACTATTTGGCCAACAGTAAAAGCTCTTCTATCTGGATGTGACATGAGTGCCCTGTTATTTATTGATCTAAATTCAAAcagataatatttttgtttttaatttttcaatgatGAGATGGAGAGAGGGAGATGAACAAATGGTTCAGGATATTACCAATTGATTAAACAAGTCTGAAGAATTAAAActacaaattacaaattaatgggcagaaataataacaatataaTAGAAATAGAACAGAGAAAATTAACTTCGAAATGGATGTTCCTCttgaaagatttgaagatgTTCTTGAAAGATTTGAATCAACACATCAAACTGAcggttttcattttctttcttccatgaAGATTCATAAGAGTGAATTTTGAGAGAGGAACAATTTTGGAGGTAATAATAATCCTCCTCCTTGGTGCTCCTTGGTgctgtaataataataataatggttgTACAAACCCAAGTTAGAAAAATTCATTGAAATGAGTGCATGATtaattctataaaaataatgacTTTGCATACCTTATAATGCCTGACATTGAAGACTGAATaagtttttcttctcttcaaagTTATTCAATGCTTACATAGGGAATATGAGAAATTTTTGGCcaatcttctccttctccttgcTCGTACCTCTCTTTTAATTTGGGACACACCCAAATATATAAAGATTGCAAAGAGGGGAGGTGGTAAATCCTTTCCAGTGAAGTGAGTTTTGGACAGCTGATAATCATTAACTCTGAGAGTGATGTGAAGTTACCTATCCATTCCGGTAGAGTTGTTAAATTTGGACATGAAATTATCTTAATGTCTTCAAGAGTTGTTACATGTTGCATCCCATTGGGCAAATACTCCAACTTCGGAATTGCTTTAAGAACTAAAATGCGAAGACTTCGAAACTCTTTCCACAATACATCATTAATAGGATGTTGAACAAGAGCAGAAGACATCCGTAAGTTTTTGCAATCTTCTATTTCAAGACGCTCAAGATTTGTGAAATGATAGAAGAACCCTTCTGGCAAAAACTCAAGGTCATCAATCTTATCAAAGGAAACAAAAGTAGAAGAACACTCTTCAACACAATGATTGGCAGTCCTTTCAAATATAACATTAAGTAGTTGTGAACTAATTGCATGCAGACGGAGTGACTTCAAAAGTGCATGCCAAGGAAATGAAGCTAAATGAGGACAAGCATCTATCTCAAGTTCACAAAGACGAGACATTGCTATAGGAAATGATGCATTGTTTGGAGAAGATTCCAATGAAGTTTCACCCTTCCACCATCCTTTTAAATTAAGCATTTCTACTATGCTTAATTTCTCGAGAGATGGAAAAAACATCGATGAAGAAGGATATTCATTATTGTCAAAGTACTCAATGTTGGGTAATGATTTAAGACCCAAATACTTGAGAAAAGGAAATTGATCAAATTGTGGGAGAGCTTGCAATTTGAAGCAATCTGAAAGTTTAATGCTGACCAAATGAACGAGGGTATTAGAGGATAGCCAATCACATAGACTGACTCCTGGATATTTGCATATATCTATCTTTTGAACCTTTGAATGTGGCTGTAAGCAATGTAAAACCCCATTGCACTCATTGTCCACGATAGTATTCATGTGCTCATCTTTGGAATAGTTCCAAACTAGGTTTAATTCTTGAACACCCAATTTCTGTCGCATGTTAAAAGAACTcttttctaaatcatccgtTGTACAAACTTCCAAACCTTTAATAGTCAATAAGCCCTTCAACTTGTTCAATCTATTCAACTCGCTTAAATCACAACCAATATCTTTCTTTAGTACAAACAAATTCATTGTTTGAAGACTTGTAAGCTCACCTAGTCCTTTGGACATATGAGTCAAAGCATTGCACCCATGTAAATCAAGATGCTTGAGGTTgacacattttttaatatctttcgGCAATTCTCTTAATTCAGAACAATCTTGAAGGATAAGTGTTTCCAAATTGTGCAATGCACCCATAGAACCTGGAAggaattttatattcatatttctAGCAAGGCTTAGATACCTCAGCTTCATCCAATTTTTTGCATCTCTCGGCAACTCTTGTAAACACTTACACCCATCAAGGATAAGTATTTCCAAATTATACAACTTAGTTATAGAATTCGGAAGGAACTCAAGTTTCCTTTGATATATCCTCAAATATCTTAAATGTTTCAACTTACCAATAGACCTTGGCAATACTTTTGAAGTATTAGTATAGCAGAAATCCACCGTCAATGTCCTCAAGCACAAAAACTGAGTAGAGATTAGGTTCACAACTTTTTGGCAATCCTCCTTTACAGCATCAATAATTAATGTCCTCAAATTTTTTGCtttaaacaataatttcaaGGATTCCAATTTTTCAGCAAAGTTATTATCAATTGAGATGTGTCGGATTTTGTCAATGTCGGTGCTATCGTTCACACCCATGGAAACGTATTCATCTTCTACTATTGAACAAACAAGATCATGTATCAAATCATGCATCTTACACTCTGTTACGATAcccatttcatttcttgtgACGTCTTGAAAGAATGACCTTGATAATAATTCCATGAAATACTCTTCACCAATATCACTTGCCTCCATTGCGCCAGTTGATCGAACAAAACCTTGTGCCATCCATTGTCGTATCACTTCATCCTTTTCAATATCATAATCTTTGGGAAATAAAGCACAATATAAAAAACATTGCTTCAAATGAGATGGTAGATGGTTATAACTGAGACCTAATATTGATCGCATGAACTCCCCCTCTTCTCTTTGCTCCAAAACTTGAGAAAGCTCCTTATCCTTGAAAGCCAACCAAAGATGATGTTCTGGTTTTTTGGCATATAAAAGACGTCCTATTGTTCTTATTGCAAGAGGAAGGCCTTTTAACTTCACCACAATCTCCTTCCCAATTTCGACTACTTCTTTTTCTGGTTCTTCACCTCCAAAAGCCATTCTTTTAAACAATAGCCAAGCACTATTGTCGTCCAATACTCCTAAAGCATATGATGAAGTTGTGTCAAAAGTCTCTGCAACTTTTTGTTGTCGTGTTGTGATCAAAATTCTACTGCCTGAAGCACCACCCATCAATAATCTTTTGAGAGCAACTGATCTCTCATAATCTTCGTTCCACACATCATCCATGATGAGCAAGTACTTTTTTCCATCAATATGCTTTCGAAGGTCACTTTGCAACAAATCCATTTGAAGAATCTCAGGTTTCTTTCTTGTCGCAGACTCTAGAATCTTTTCAACAATAACTTTTACATCAAACTCGTCAGAAATACACACCCATAGTTTCAATTCAAAATGTTTCTTTATGTCTTCATTATTGTAGACAAATTGAGCAAGCGTGGTCTTTCCTAAACCTCCCATTCCAACAATGGCAATCACTGCAACGTTCTCCTTGACATTAGGATCTGTATTTAGGAGAAGATCTATAATTGCTTTCTTGTCGTGATCTCTTCCCACCACTTCATCATCACATATAAAAGACGAAGTCTCTCGACGCTTCCTCAGCTCATCATCTCGAGTATTTATCATACGCTCagagaaattaaattgatttttatcaGCATCAATAGCTTTCAGGTTGTCTCTAATGTCTTTAATTTTGTGACTCATTTGAAATCGGAATGCAATCCGATGAGGCAGAGAGAAAAATTGACGTACCTCTTTTGCCCCTCTTTTATCGTTGGCGATAACTTGCCGCCTCAAGGTTTCATAAGCGAACTCGTCAATCAAGTCTTCAGCATCGTAGAAAGCCTCTTTGACCTTTGAAATCCAATTCTTCACTTCATCGTTCAAGAACTGTTTCTCCTCTGCATCAAGAAGGACTGCTTTCATGTCTGAAATGGTCTGTGTGAGTTTGTGGAGCTCATCCTGGACGCCACAAAACAATTGACACTCTTTGATAGCAAGAGAGCCCAATTTGGTAATAAGGGATGTCGCAACATCGAATAGAATTGATTCCGCCATTGCAAGGATTTCAACAAGATTGAGTGAGATTTCTTCTGCTTCGTCTTCTTATAGTGGATTGAAGCGtaacccttttcttctttttcttttcttttaatacaaACAAACTTTTGTCGGCGGCTAAGaataatctttatttaaatgttagattggaataaataatttggagAATTATTCATCCATTTGTGGATCCCACACGCATGTGATTCACATTTACTATTTACCTTACATCACATCTCATCCTACACTTTtgctttttaatttaaaaaacaaaaacaaaatgtttacAATTTCATTggataattattcaatttttaataaattatattatcatTTCGTGCACGATTTCAATCTCATTTCTCTTTAAATTGCTATcgaattcttttaaatatcgTGTCCGATGACCTATAATATACATATGATACgcttcaaatattaatttgaagcaccccatcaatccgttttttttttgtttttttttttatgaacaaCTTTGGAGtactataataataatcctCTTCCAATGTAAGGTAGGgaaatcaaatgaaatgattggataattaattttataaagaaatgtaaaaataaCGGGAAGAAATGACTTTACACACCTGATGATGCCTATGGTTGATGGACAAATAAgttcttattcttttcaatGTCTCAAAGTTATGTAATGCGTACAAAAGGAATATGAGAAGTTTTTGGCCAatcttctccttttcctttcttgtaCCTCTCCTTCAATTTAGGGCAATCCCGAATATCCAAAAATTGTAAAGAGGGGAGGTGGTGAATCCTTTCCGACAATGAAATGAGTTTTGGACAACCGCGAATCATTAAGTCTGAGAGTGATGTGAAGTCGCCTATCCATTCTGGTAGAGTTATTAAATTTAGACATGAGCTTATGTGAATGTGTTGAAGAGTTGTCACATGTTGCATCCCATTAGGCAAATACTCCAACTTCAGAATTgcattaagaattaaaatgggGAGACTTGGAGACTCTTTCCATATTACATTAGCAGGATGTTGTAcaagagaagaagatattTGTAAGCTTTTGCAATCTGTTATTGAAAGTTGCTTAAGATctttgaaatgataaaataactCTTTTGGCAAAAACTCAAGATCTTCAATCTTACTAAGGTGAACATAAGATACTTTAGACCGAGTAGAAGAAGACTCTTCAACACAATGATTGAGAGTCATTTCAATTACCATATTAAGTAGTTGTGAACTAATTGCACTCAGTTGCAGCGACTTCAATGGTGCACACCAAGGAATTGAAGCCAAATGAGGACAAGCATCGATCTTAAGTTCACAAAGACAAGACATTGTTATAGGAAATAATGCATTGTTGGGAGAAGCTTCGGATGAAGTTTCACCATTCCACCATCCTTTTAAATTGTGCATGTCTATAAGGCTTAGTTTCTCAAGAGATAGAAGAAACATTGATGATGAAGAATATTCATTGTTGTCCATGTACAAAATGTTGGGTAATGATTTAAGACCCAAATGcttgaaaaaaaggaaattgatCAAATTGTGGGAGAGCTTGCCGTTTGAAGCAATCTGAAAGCTTTATGCTGACCAAGTGAATAAGGGTATTAGAGGATAGCCAATCACCTAGTCTGACTTCTCGGTATCCGCATATATGTATCTTTCGAACGTTTGAATGTGGTTgtaagtattttaaaacctcCTCACCAATTGAGATTCGAAGAGTAAAATTCTTGTAATGATTCTCGCTTCGGATAcgagaggtcttgagttcaattcaattctaaaaatgctccaaaaactatattaaaattgataattcaACCACAACAAAATAGCTCCTTTCGGTGGAAGACGTCATGTAAGCCTCCATTATACCCTCTTCAATCATTGTCAAATACGCTTCTGAGTTTGGGACTCTCTCTTTTTCACCAATATCAATTCTATTGCCCCTAANTTCTCCAATATTAATTCTATTGCACCTAATGACCCTTCTGTTCGATTCGACGAAAATGAAGTTGTCGAGCTAACGTTTGACAATCTTGACGGTCTTTACCTCCCCTCTGAGGCTGACGATTTCCTCATCTTGGAGAATTTAGATCAAACTACCAATTCGCAGGATTCGGCTACTGATGCTC
This portion of the Cucurbita pepo subsp. pepo cultivar mu-cu-16 chromosome LG08, ASM280686v2, whole genome shotgun sequence genome encodes:
- the LOC111800203 gene encoding uncharacterized protein LOC111800203 codes for the protein MAESILFDVATSLITKLGSLAIKECQLFCGVQDELHKLTQTISDMKAVLLDAEEKQFLNDEVKNWISKVKEAFYDAEDLIDEFAYETLRRQVIANDKRGAKEVRQFFSLPHRIAFRFQMSHKIKDIRDNLKAIDADKNQFNFSERMINTRDDELRKRRETSSFICDDEVVGRDHDKKAIIDLLLNTDPNVKENVAVIAIVGMGGLGKTTLAQFVYNNEDIKKHFELKLWVCISDEFDVKVIVEKILESATRKKPEILQMDLLQSDLRKHIDGKKYLLIMDDVWNEDYERSVALKRLLMGGASGSRILITTRQQKVAETFDTTSSYALGVLDDNSAWLLFKRMAFGGEEPEKEVVEIGKEIVVKLKGLPLAIRTIGRLLYAKKPEHHLWLAFKDKELSQVLEQREEGEFMRSILGLSYNHLPSHLKQCFLYCALFPKDYDIEKDEVIRQWMAQGFVRSTGAMEASDIGEEYFMELLSRSFFQDVTRNEMGIVTECKMHDLIHDLVCSIVEDEYVSMGVNDSTDIDKIRHISIDNNFAEKLESLKLLFKAKNLRTLIIDAVKEDCQKVVNLISTQFLCLRTLTVDFCYTNTSKVLPRSIGKLKHLRYLRIYQRKLEFLPNSITKLYNLEILILDGCKCLQELPRDAKNWMKLRYLSLARNMNIKFLPGSMGALHNLETLILQDCSELRELPKDIKKCVNLKHLDLHGCNALTHMSKGLGELTSLQTMNLFVLKKDIGCDLSELNRLNKLKGLLTIKGLEVCTTDDLEKSSFNMRQKLGVQELNLVWNYSKDEHMNTIVDNECNGVLHCLQPHSKVQKIDICKYPGVSLCDWLSSNTLVHLVSIKLSDCFKLQALPQFDQFPFLKYLGLKSLPNIEYFDNNEYPSSSMFFPSLEKLSIVEMLNLKGWWKGETSLESSPNNASFPIAMSRLCELEIDACPHLASFPWHALLKSLRLHAISSQLLNVIFERTANHCVEECSSTFVSFDKIDDLEFLPEGFFYHFTNLERLEIEDCKNLRMSSALVQHPINDVLWKEFRSLRILVLKAIPKLEYLPNGMQHVTTLEDIKIISCPNLTTLPEWIGNFTSLSELMIISCPKLTSLERIYHLPSLQSLYIWVCPKLKERYEQGEGEDWPKISHIPYVSIESPRSTKEEDYYYLQNCSSLKIHSYESSWKKENENQDEEEEDEAEEDEAEEISLNLVEILAMAESILFDAATSLITKLGSLAIKECQLFCGVQDELDKLTHTISDMKAFLIDAEEKQFKNKEVKKWISRVKEAFYDAEDLIDEFAYETLRRQVIANNKRGAKEVRQFFSLPHRIAFRFQMSHKIKDIREKLKAINADKNQFTFSINTQPEELRKSGDELRKSRETSSFICDDEVVGRDHDKKAIIDLLLNTDPNVKENVAVIAIVGMGGLGKTALAQFAYNNEDIQKHFELKLWVCISDEFDVKIIVEKILESAIRKKPEIFQMDLLQSELRKNIDGKKYLLIMDDVWNKKDDEWVKLKRLLMGGASGSKILITTRDRQVATTFDPTSYYVLGELDDKNAWLLFKKMAFGGEEPEKERENSNLVDIGKEIVVKLKGLPLAIRTIGRLLYAKKQHHLWLAFKDKEISQVLEQREEAEFMLSILGLSYNHLPSHLKQCFLYCAVFPKDYDIKKDEVIRQWMAQGFVRSTGAIGASDIGEEYFMELLSRSFFQDVRRNEMGDIIRCKMHDLIHDLACSIVEDEYVSMGVNDRTDIDKIRHISIDSNFAIKLESLKLLLKAKNLRTLIIEASDEDCQKVMNLISTQFLRLRTLTVNFYHTDISKVLPSFIGKLKHLRYLNICLNKLKFLPNSITKLYNLEILILDGCECLQELPRDAKNWMKLRYLSLAENENIKFLPDSITSLHDLETLILDGCECLQELPREAKNWKKLRYLSLVGNKNIKFLPDSITALHNLETLILQDCSQLRELPKDIKKCVNLKHLDLHGCNALTHMPKGLGELTSLQTMNLFVLKKDIGCDLSELNRLNKLKGTLTIKSLEVCTSDVLENTLRLKLGVRELRLVWNNSVDEYIYIVLDDEGKGVLQCLQLHSKVRTIYICKYPEVSLCDWLSSNTLVHLVSLELSDCFKLQALPQFDQFPFLKHLGLKSLPNIEYIDNNEYPSSSMFFPSLEELSIVDMHNLKGWWKGETSSESSPNNASFPITMSCLCELEIDACPHLASIPWHAYLKSLYLREISSQLLNVVIERTTNNCVEKCSTTSVSLSKIDDLEFLPKGLFYHFTNLEYLEIKDCKNLQMSSALVQHPINDVLWKEFRSLCYLSLEAIPKLEYLPNGMKHVTTLERIDIISCPNLITLPEWIGNFTSLSELMIIVCPKLTSLSERIHHLPSLQDLYIWDCPKLKERYERGKGEDWQKISHIPRVTIG